The Brassica oleracea var. oleracea cultivar TO1000 chromosome C6, BOL, whole genome shotgun sequence genome includes a region encoding these proteins:
- the LOC106299168 gene encoding transmembrane protein 45A-like, translating to MGTLVGHVAPGFAFFALGLWHLYNNIKLFCLHPNTFTSSPWFPTSKLRHLELYFIMFSSSASIAMELFIGPKKHQPFASDGTIPSNHLHNFEHSSISMSFFIYAIFALVLDQARYKAVSKGLTILAAASAFAQQLFLFHHHSADHMGIEGQYHKLLQLVIFVSLLTTLMGIALPKSFLVSFVRSSSISFQGVWFIVMGYMLWTPSLIPKGCFLHEEEGHQVVRCSSDLALHRAKSLVNIEFSWFFVGTTIFGMSLYLILDGVYGENIEYSSLTTKDQVEEDGEKQEDIESLKMSNPGFVQMGKIFGDRETWKGDKI from the coding sequence ATGGGAACACTTGTGGGACATGTGGCACCAGGTTTTGCCTTCTTTGCACTTGGTCTTTGGCACCTATACAACAACATAAAACTATTTTGTCTACACCCAAACACCTTTACTTCATCACCATGGTTCCCAACTTCCAAGCTCAGGCACCTAGAGCTCTACTTCATAATGTTCTCTTCATCAGCCTCCATAGCCATGGAGCTCTTTATTGGGCCCAAGAAACATCAACCCTTTGCCTCTGATGGCACGATACCTTCAAACCACCTCCACAACTTTGAACACTCCTCTATCTCTATGTCCTTCTTTATCTACGCTATTTTCGCACTAGTCCTTGATCAAGCAAGGTATAAAGCTGTCTCTAAGGGACTGACCATACTCGCGGCAGCCTCTGCCTTTGCTCAACAACTCTTCTTATTCCATCATCACTCTGCTGACCACATGGGCATCGAGGGACAATACCATAAGCTCCTCCAGCTTGTCATCTTTGTTTCTCTCCTTACCACTTTAATGGGTATTGCCTTGCCTAAAAGTTTCTTGGTAAGTTTTGTGAGATCATCAAGCATATCTTTCCAAGGAGTGTGGTTTATAGTGATGGGCTACATGCTTTGGACACCTAGCTTGATCCCCAAGGGGTGTTTTCTTCATGAAGAAGAAGGGCATCAAGTGGTTAGATGTTCAAGCGACTTAGCTCTACACAGGGCCAAGTCGCTGGTCAACATCGAGTTTAGCTGGTTTTTTGTTGGAACCACAATATTTGGCATGTCTCTATACTTGATTCTTGATGGAGTTTACGGTGAAAATATCGAATACTCAAGTCTAACCACTAAAGACCAAGTTGAAGAAGATGGTGAAAAACAAGAAGACATCGAGTCGTTGAAGATGAGTAATCCAGGTTTTGTCCAGATGGGTAAAATTTTTGGAGATCGCGAGACGTGGAAAGGTGATAAAATCTAG